The proteins below come from a single Streptomyces sp. B3I8 genomic window:
- a CDS encoding class I adenylate-forming enzyme family protein, with protein sequence MAEQFPGPVLDLLDAAGGRTVFEHGGEEVSGARLLGMVRRAVRGLGKHGVGPGDGVAMLLGVGPGAFAAIIAAHVVGARVVGVRPGLTGPQREHLLRDVAVRVTDRFDDSAAHGAGLVLALDDLLSAPDGGERPRVRARPGDVARLLHTSGSTGLPKACVQTYAAMTAGWAHRPEAWPPAVRELAGRLDRFLVFGTLASQVMMEYGLLALAAGGTLVTADPPVLPDALVRYRATASVITVARLTKLVASQRASPVDLGSLRALMVSGSPLEPGRLREAAEVLGPVVFHGYGQTETGMISMATPDEPAGSLGLPPVDLEIRDRSGRPVPPGTDGELFVRTPAQGSGYWREPDLSAEVFTDGWVRTRDLGRLDASGRLWLTGRVRDVVIVNANVYYAGPVERRLAAHRSVAEAYVVAVPDDSTGEAVHAFVVPAAGRLPDLGELRAWVTAELGGACAPTRLTLLDEVPLTAAGKPDKRRLAVGS encoded by the coding sequence TTGGCTGAGCAGTTCCCCGGCCCCGTGCTGGACCTCCTCGACGCGGCGGGCGGACGCACGGTGTTCGAGCACGGCGGCGAGGAGGTCTCGGGGGCCCGGCTCCTCGGCATGGTGCGGCGCGCGGTGCGCGGCCTGGGCAAACACGGGGTCGGACCCGGGGACGGCGTCGCCATGCTGCTGGGGGTCGGGCCCGGGGCGTTCGCCGCGATCATCGCCGCCCATGTCGTCGGGGCCCGTGTGGTCGGCGTGCGCCCCGGTCTCACGGGACCGCAGCGGGAGCATCTGCTGCGGGACGTCGCCGTGCGGGTCACCGACCGCTTCGACGACTCCGCCGCCCACGGGGCCGGGCTCGTCCTCGCGCTCGACGACCTGCTGTCGGCGCCCGACGGCGGCGAGCGGCCGCGGGTGCGGGCACGGCCCGGGGACGTCGCCCGGCTCCTGCACACCAGCGGCAGCACCGGCCTCCCCAAGGCGTGCGTCCAGACCTACGCGGCGATGACCGCGGGCTGGGCCCACCGCCCGGAGGCCTGGCCGCCCGCCGTGCGCGAACTCGCCGGGCGCCTGGACCGGTTCCTGGTGTTCGGCACCCTGGCCAGCCAGGTGATGATGGAGTACGGGCTGCTGGCGCTCGCCGCCGGCGGCACCCTCGTCACCGCCGACCCGCCGGTCCTCCCCGACGCCCTGGTGCGGTACCGGGCGACCGCGAGCGTCATCACGGTCGCCCGGCTGACGAAACTCGTGGCGTCGCAGCGCGCCTCGCCCGTGGACCTCGGCAGCCTGCGGGCGCTGATGGTGTCGGGTTCACCGCTGGAGCCGGGGCGGCTGCGGGAGGCCGCCGAGGTGCTCGGCCCGGTCGTCTTCCATGGCTACGGACAGACCGAGACCGGCATGATCTCCATGGCCACCCCGGACGAGCCGGCGGGCTCCCTCGGCCTGCCGCCCGTCGATCTGGAGATCCGCGACCGCTCCGGCCGCCCGGTCCCGCCCGGCACCGACGGCGAGCTGTTCGTCCGCACCCCGGCCCAGGGCTCCGGCTACTGGCGGGAACCGGACCTCAGCGCGGAGGTGTTCACCGACGGGTGGGTGCGCACCCGCGACCTCGGCCGTCTCGACGCGTCGGGACGACTGTGGCTCACGGGGCGCGTCCGCGACGTGGTCATCGTCAACGCCAACGTGTACTACGCCGGGCCCGTCGAGCGGCGGCTCGCCGCCCATCGCTCGGTGGCCGAGGCGTACGTGGTCGCCGTGCCCGACGACAGCACCGGCGAGGCCGTCCACGCCTTCGTGGTGCCCGCCGCCGGCCGCCTCCCGGACCTCGGCGAGCTGCGCGCGTGGGTGACGGCCGAGCTGGGCGGGGCCTGCGCGCCGACCCGGCTCACCCTCCTCGACGAGGTACCGCTCACCGCCGCCGGGAAGCCCGACAAGCGCCGCCTCGCGGTGGGGAGTTAG
- a CDS encoding MFS transporter, with protein MTIPARPAALIPRPLMFWTGVALTCAGVGQHVWMFVDSASMDYHMAMMGTSWTMWAAMAAIVAGVLVSGFSVVQPPGTGPSAAPAPAATSRRDRHRLIGVLSFALMVDQMKPATLAFIQPGMRAEFHLGASGIAWLPTVALSGTVLGSLLGGRAADRVGRRATILIASLLFLGTTVCGAMPTFAGVLVMCALMGMAAGGMLPVVYALMTESLPPGRRAAIMVLQAGLTTTGGYMTAAGLAAVLIPLTGWRIAWFAQLPLVLVLIGLNRWIPESAAFAAQRARTRRVPASTLFKRPHRVKTLVVGGYALAWGLVYWGFITFLPSQLESSHPHGMSAATLLFISSLLSIPTCVVAAWLYMRWSAKGTMVVYAALTVTALLLLALVGMNGGRPVLLTAVMLLFAGTAGVIALIGPYTAEIYPLAIRGTAGGWAAAVGKSGGAFGPPLVALILSAPGGMRTAAVLVALPVALAGIAVALRGSDPRSAAAGPGDTTVRLDAELDALVHGAGVPATKAPAPASRTPEKEDAPGGDPDPAR; from the coding sequence GTGACGATTCCCGCGCGGCCGGCCGCGCTGATCCCCCGGCCCCTGATGTTCTGGACCGGCGTCGCCCTCACGTGCGCCGGCGTGGGCCAGCACGTGTGGATGTTCGTCGACTCCGCGTCCATGGACTACCACATGGCCATGATGGGGACGTCATGGACGATGTGGGCCGCCATGGCCGCCATCGTCGCGGGCGTGCTGGTCTCCGGGTTCTCGGTGGTGCAGCCTCCCGGGACGGGTCCCTCGGCGGCCCCCGCGCCGGCCGCGACGTCCCGGAGGGACCGGCACCGCCTCATCGGCGTGCTGAGCTTCGCGCTGATGGTGGACCAGATGAAACCCGCCACCCTGGCCTTCATCCAGCCCGGCATGCGCGCCGAGTTCCACCTGGGCGCCTCCGGGATCGCGTGGCTGCCCACGGTGGCGCTCAGCGGGACGGTACTGGGCTCGCTCCTCGGGGGCCGCGCCGCGGACCGCGTCGGGCGCCGGGCCACGATCCTCATCGCGTCCCTGCTGTTCCTCGGCACGACGGTGTGCGGCGCCATGCCGACCTTCGCCGGCGTCCTCGTGATGTGCGCGCTGATGGGGATGGCGGCCGGCGGCATGCTGCCCGTCGTCTACGCGCTGATGACCGAGAGCCTGCCGCCCGGCCGGCGCGCCGCCATCATGGTGCTCCAGGCCGGACTCACCACCACCGGCGGCTACATGACCGCCGCCGGTCTTGCCGCGGTGCTCATCCCGCTCACCGGGTGGCGCATCGCCTGGTTCGCCCAGCTCCCGTTGGTCCTCGTCCTGATCGGGCTGAACCGGTGGATACCGGAGTCGGCCGCCTTCGCCGCCCAGCGTGCGCGGACCCGACGCGTGCCCGCCTCCACCCTGTTCAAGCGCCCCCACCGGGTGAAGACTCTGGTCGTCGGCGGCTACGCGCTGGCGTGGGGCCTCGTCTACTGGGGCTTCATCACCTTCCTGCCCAGCCAGTTGGAGTCCTCGCACCCCCACGGCATGTCCGCCGCCACCCTGCTGTTCATCTCGTCGCTGTTGTCGATCCCCACCTGTGTGGTGGCCGCGTGGCTGTACATGCGCTGGTCGGCGAAGGGCACCATGGTCGTCTACGCGGCGCTCACCGTCACCGCCCTGCTCCTGCTGGCCCTCGTCGGGATGAACGGCGGCCGGCCCGTCCTGCTGACGGCCGTGATGCTGCTGTTCGCCGGAACCGCCGGGGTCATCGCGCTCATCGGCCCCTACACGGCCGAGATCTACCCCCTGGCCATCCGGGGGACGGCGGGCGGCTGGGCCGCGGCGGTCGGGAAGTCCGGCGGGGCCTTCGGTCCCCCTCTGGTCGCGCTGATCCTCTCCGCGCCGGGAGGCATGCGCACCGCCGCGGTCCTCGTCGCGCTCCCCGTGGCTCTGGCGGGGATCGCCGTCGCCCTCCGCGGCAGCGACCCCCGGTCCGCCGCCGCCGGCCCCGGGGACACCACCGTCCGGCTGGACGCCGAACTCGACGCCCTCGTGCACGGCGCGGGCGTCCCCGCCACCAAGGCGCCCGCGCCGGCATCGCGCACACCGGAGAAGGAGGACGCGCCGGGAGGCGACCCGGATCCGGCCCGCTGA